One stretch of Excalfactoria chinensis isolate bCotChi1 chromosome 2, bCotChi1.hap2, whole genome shotgun sequence DNA includes these proteins:
- the LOC140247982 gene encoding lymphocyte antigen 6E, which yields MKALLLAVLAAVLCVERAHTLICFSCSDASSNWACLTPVKCAENENHCVTTYVGVGIGGKSGQSISKGCSPICPSAGINLGIAAASVYCCDSFLCNISGSSSVKASYAVLALGILVSFVYVLRARE from the exons ATGAAGGCGTTACTGCTCGCCGTGTTGGCTGCGGTGCTGTGCGTGGAAAGAG CCCACACGCTCATCTGCTTTTCGTGCTCGGATGCATCTTCCAACTGGGCCTGCCTGACACCTGTCAAGTGTGCAGAGAATGAAAATCACTGTGTGACAACATACGTCGGAGTGGGAATCG GTGGCAAGTCTGGCCAGTCCATCTCCAAAGGCTGCTCTCCCATTTGCCCCAGTGCCGGGATTAACCTCGGCATTGCGGCTGCCTCTGTCTACTGCTGCGACTCCTTCCTCTGCAACATCAGTGGTTCCAGCAGTGTTAAAGCCAGCTATGCTGTCCTGGCCTTGGGGATCCTGGTTAGCTTTGTCTACGTCCTCAGGGCTCGTGAGTGA
- the LOC140249165 gene encoding ly6/PLAUR domain-containing protein 2-like: protein MKLFLPLLLVAIAGMEFAHTLKCYTCLEPTASDKCMKIQKCGKNETMCKTTMYSLEEVYPFVGLSTVTKMCSSVCIPSDVDGIGMTRPVSCCYSNLCNVDNAASLKISFVPAGMLASVICGLFCSRL from the exons ATGAAGctctttctgcctcttctgttggtTGCCATTGCTGGCATGGAGTTTG CCCACACCTTGAAGTGTTACACCTGCCTTGAACCTACAGCATCTGACAAGTGCATGAAGATCCAGAAGTGTGGTAAGAATGAAACCATGTGCAAGACGACCATGTATTCCTTGGAGGAAG TTTATCCTTTTGTGGGACTCTCAACCGTCACCAAGATGTGCTCTTCAGTCTGCATCCCATCAGATGTGGATGGGATTGGCATGACGCGCCCTGTCTCCTGCTGTTACTCCAACTTGTGCAACGTCGATAATGCAGCCAGTTTGAAAATCAGCTTTGTGCCAGCTGGGATGTTAGCAAGCGTCATTTGTGGTCTCTTCTGCTCTAGACTGTGA